AAGCTTCcattaaaatgagttttaacACAAAAACTAATTAGAAACATCGAACAGTAGAGGCAAACAAAATGCAGAACGTCAAACTAGAAAACGATATTAAAACTGGAACGAAAATGAGCATGAAACTTGTAAAGCgaaatgagaaaatgaaaacaaaactaGAATATGAAATTGGGAATGGAAATTGCAGCAAAACAAAGGTaaacgaaaacgaaaatacaattggaaaacgaaaatgaagcaagaatagaaaacaaaattggaaattaaaacgAAAATGATTCAGTAtatgaaaggaaaagaaaacgaaaatgaaaccTAAGGGGGAGTCATTGTTCCTACGTTCTACAACACTAAAAcgaatggaatgagaatgagagTCAAGTTTGCATGGGCACTTCACCCTAGGTCAGCCAAGTCTGCCCCCACATTTGGGCTTCTTCCTAATTGTCTAAAATGGGTCCAAAGTTCAAAAATCTGACCCAACAACTCAAAAACGAAATTAcaagttaaacaaaaataaaatgctGAGGTGGAAAATGGTAGACGACGTGACAACTCTCTTTATGTCCCAAAATATAATCCCAAAATTTCCCTGAAATTAATAGTGAGAATAATTaggctcagataattcaaattaattaaaatatgaattactggtcaaattaagcCTAAATAACAAAACTGAGAAAATAATGGAAAGTTAAGCATGATTCACTAATTAAATCTAGTACAAAAAGCTCAGTGAATAggataaaataatgattcatcacaACATTATAGGTGATATTATAAAGTATGTGTCTACTAGAAGACAATTGAATCAATTCTGCATGAATGTGGCTTTTGTATCCAAAATTGAACCGAAGAATGTTAATGATGctttgaaagataaaaattgGTTCTTGGCAATGCAAGAAAAGTTAAACCAATTCAAAAGGAACAATGCGTGGGAACTCATTCAAAGGAAAAATGCTCAATAAGTAATAGAAACAAAGTGGGTCTTTAGAAACAAATAGGATGATTTTGGAGCTATCATCAAGAACAAAGGAAGACTTGTAACAAAAGGATATAGCCAAGAAGAAGGCATCAATTATGATGAGACTTATGCACCTGTGGCCAGACTTGAAGCAATAGGAATCCTACTTGCCATTGCATCAATGCTGAACTTCAAGCTTTATTAAATGGATGTGAAGAGTGCATTTCTAACAGTTACATCAAGGAAGAAATATTAGTTGAACAATCGCCTAACTTACAAGACTTTGAATTTTTGGATCATATCTTTAAGTTGAAGAAAGCTCTTTATGGCCTTAAGCAAGCTCCACGCTCCTAGTATGAAAGGTTAAGTGAATTCCTCCTTAAAAAGGAATTCTAAAGGGGTAAAGTTGATTCAACTCTATTTATTAAGAAATCTGTAAGAGATTTATTATTTgtgcaaatatatgttgatgatatagtatTTGGATCTACTAACCCTTTATTATGCAAAGAATTTTCTAAGAATATGCAAGAGGAGTTTGAAATGTTAATGATGGGGGAACTCAACTACTTTCTTAGACTGTAAGTAAAGCAAGGGGATGCATGAATATTCATCCACCAATCCAAATATCATGTTGGCCTATTAAAGAAGTTTAACATAGATGAATGCAAAAAAGCTGCATCTTTAATGGCCACTAACTGCTATcttgataaagataaaaaaggtAAGGACATTGACtagaaaatgtattaaaatatgattGGTTTCTTACTTTATTTGACTGTTAGCCGTCCAGACATCATGCATAGTGTATGCTTATATGCTAGATTTCAATCTTGTCCAAAAGAATCACACTTAACTACTGTAAAAAGAATTATGAAGTATCTTAAAGGAACTAAAACTATTGGATTATGGTACCCTAGAGGTGCAAACATATCCTTAGAGGGTTATagtgattttgattttggtgggtgaaagtttgaaaaaaaaagcacTAGTGGTACTTGTTATTTACTAGGATGCTTACTAATTACATGGTATTCGAATAAACAAGCTTGTGCGGCATTATCTATCATAAAAGCCAAGTATATTGCAGCTAGAAGCTGCTGTACTCAATCTCTTTGGATCAAAAGTCAGTTGGAGGATTATGGCATTTACTTAGATTAGATACCcttaaaatgtgataatacCAATGCTATCAACTTAACCAAAACTCCTATTCTGGATTAGAAAACAAGGCATATAGAAATAAGACATCATGTCATTAGAGATCATGTCTCAAAGGGtgaagttaaaattgaatttgtggATACTTTACACCAATGAGCTAACATCTTTACAAAACCATTGTCAAAGGAAAGATTTTATACAATCAAAAATGAACTAGGCATTCTAGATCAAAGTTGTACTCAATGAGTCTGAAAAGCATTCTGTTATCACTCAATTGTTCATATCATTCGTTGATCatgaattttaatatacaattGATGCTCAAATGATGTTTATTATAATACTAACATGATACAATGTTGAGAAAGTTGTCTTTGTAGGTTGTAAAGTGATCATAACAGGTTAAATGATCATATACTATGTTTATGATCATATCTATGaactttaacaaattaaacaatTGTATAATCTGTTAAATAATATGGACTACAATTTTATAATCTGTCACATtagtaatgtaatcgattaGGTCATGATATCTAGTTTTATATGCTTATCATATGTTTGGTATGAAACACATATGATATGTTGCATATATCTCAAAACTCGTTTGGAAATCCATCATATGTGCATCACTATGAGTTTCATTACTTTGCTGCAAATTTGTTAACacttgtataatatattttgctGTATAATAGTTGATACCTTAGTGTCATTTGTGCAATAATAGTCTTTGATATATCTACATTGCATACATTACATGAGTATTGGAACATGCACTTGATATCATATGATATATTCATGTGAATTTAgtatatttactttaaaatttgtCAAATACATCTGATATACTATTTCGAATTTGTACACTAAGCTTTGATACACATTGTGATATCAATCATACACTGCTCACATACTATCATTGTGCTATATCTCTTTTTCATAGGGGGAACATCATATTCTCAAATGGTCTGTATGTAACCTTTGATGTTTCTTTTGGCACatacataatataaaacaaagtctagtttcccttaccttagAAAGAACTCCTACGACTCTAAGAACTCCCAACCATTGCTTTCATTGCAAGGAACTCTAGAAAAgcctacaactcaccaattggtgatcaAAATCAAACCTTAAAACCTCAAATTGACCAAGAGTCAAGGAAGAAGAACTTTTGATACATGCAAAAACATATTTCTCTGCATGATCATAGACcaaatataaaaggaaaaataggtaGAAATTTATTTGCTCTAAACAAAAAACTGATAGGGTAGAAGTGGAGATTACTCCGTCGTGATCTTCTAAGTACCTCCTGATCATTAAACAAATGATCGAggagttagaactcttagaTAGATGGTAGAGAATTCAAGAGAATAGTATTTAAAGAGAAGGTGAGTGTTTAAGATGATGATACaagtttaagaaattttatttatttaatcaacttatttttaaattttataatatttagtcttactattttaaaacacttatcaTCTCTAATACTCTGTTTTCTAGGTTCTTAtgcttaattataattaaagtcGTATAAGATATGAACAACTTTTgcttcaattaaaaataaatgttgaaaTCGTGTAACTTTAGCTTCAATTAGACAAATGCTCAAATCGTGTAAAGGAGTGATGACCTTCTCGAGAAGTCACTAACATTAAAGTAATATGGTGTTgataatttcttcatttttatatatttttttaatgttttgtattgaagttttactctttttgcccgACTTCACTTACCCATAttagttttttaacttttttattttttaaaattttaatatgcataattttttatttttaattattttttaaaaatttgattaattgaatttaaaaatttcaaacatttttaaactttttatattctcatatattttctaattttaatatatttcttttaataatttaaaaattttgataacattttatatcgattttttttataataatatgattaaaaattttgaaatttttattttaatttgtgaatgGAGTTATAAAAACTGTCTAcaccaaaattaatttttttatcgtattattataaaacatttaagatataaaatattataaaaaaatttaaattattaaaagaaatatcataaaattagaaaatatatgattatataaattttttaaaatgttatattttaaaatcaattaatcaaattattaaacaataatttataataaaaaaatatgtacatcaaaattttagaaaatacaaaaagttaaaaaaaatcaaaatagcAAAAGAGAATTCATGCATAAATAGCAtgacttttataaaaaaaaacataaaataatatgaaaatgaagaaatcatCAACAGTAGTTGGAAGAAATGGTCACTCTTCTGAATAACTGCAGTGTTTGTCTGATTGGAGCAGAGCAGAAGTCCCGCTTCTTGTTGgactttaattaaatgtatgaTTAAGTATAACTAATCTTAATTGAAGTTGTATTTGACCCTGATAACTTAAGATAGTACTAGATAGGCACAACTTATTCTtgatcataatttttaaaaaatgtaatcaAGATATACgctttcaaaatcaaattaaccCAAATATGTAAAAATCCATACATACTATGAATACATgatcaaatcaattaaaatttaaggatACATCAAAtgaactatattttttattttttattttttcttacacGTGTAttcaaacacaaaaaagaatTCTTGCATTCTAAAgttatgatattatattattttacatatattttttaaattatttaattattattattttaaaacacaatatTATATTAGTGAAGGTAATTACAACCGGTTTTCATTATCCGAAAATTCAATTTGATaactcaaaatataattatagtattgaaattaagaaaaaaatatgaagtgatacaattttcctttttttattcattaaaaatacactAATTCAATGataacttaaattatttttcttaaagagAAATGTGTATTCCTATGTAATTATTTAAGGCATGTTACAACTATAAAAGTAACaccaattataaaatatttaatattatggtTTAATTGACATTTGAATTAATTTGCaaatagtttttcattttaaaatagaaataaaatatgaaatccattttatttttataatttgaaaagtgAATAATGTATTCAAGTGAAAGAAATATTAGCTATTAATGTTAAGAAAATGAGTAATTATGATAAATTGGTGTCattctctctcacacacacccCGTTATCACCTAATACttgtatcttaaaatattattaaatagtttctaaaaattatatttcatatacAAGAGCTTCTCATACTCTTATTTTGTTTCCGAATTACttgtttatctattttatttggTCTGTCAAATCCGTCCAAAATCAtacttatcataatttttttattaattaccaTATAAAATCTTCTATATATAACAATACATAAAAAGGGTATTagattaatattttgatttataaaaataagagaaaaacaGGAAAATAGTGTTATGTATGAGTTGACATCTGAAGGAAATATGTCATGGCAGTTGAATGAACTGTATTGAAATACGTAGTAAGGTACATGCACCCAGACATAGGAAAATACAAGAAGACAGAGAGTCCTAAGTAGCATGTACTAAACACACAGCATTCCCATTTGGTCACCCACAGCAAGAAAGTAAACCCCTTTTCGTTTCACACTTTCTTCATTCTTCGTCTTATGGTTTTTCCACATAAATAAATTCTATTCCTTCTCTTACACTCTAGTTTTTGTTAGCTATCTATAATTTTCTCCATTATTAGGGTTCTTCATTTGAAATGTGGGGGTACATCAATGGAGTCTTCTGAATCCGAATCAGTTAGTTCTCCCACCAAGAACTCTTGCTAATGGGTAAACGTTTGTCCCGAACACTCGATCACGATCCTCAACTGTCAGATCTCAATCATGTTGCCCAAGATGATGATGCACTTAACAGGGAGCTTCAGGACAAGTTGGATTTGAAGGATGTGAGTGAGAGTGAGGATAAAGGTTCGAACTTGGAAGATGGGGGTGGGAAGTTGAGTGATGAAGGTGCTGCACCTGAAGGTGGTAAGGGTGAAGGGAGTGAGGATGGTggcggtggtggtggtgatgatgttggtgttggtgttgtTGATGATGATTGCAATGGAGGGGACGGATGGTGTAATTGGATTGAGTATGTgaatgagagtgaaagtgaTAAGGTGGGTGGAGATGTGGAGGGAGTAGATAGCAGGGATGAGAGGAGCAGTGGGAGAGATCAACAGTACCCGTTGAGGCCAGAGGCTGAAAACTGTGCATATTATCTCAAAACTGGAAGTTGCAAATTTGGATTCAATTGCAAGTTCAATCATCCACTTAAGAGGAAAAACCAGGTCTCTCTCGTTGGTTTTCGCTCTCTATCGCACtattactaattaaatattgGTATAGTAGCATGAAGTGTGAAATAGTTAAGTTAAGCATCAATAATTAGGTGTTAGTGTGATTGCATTAGGTGCTAAGTTGTTAAGCAGATGAACATCAGTTAAGTATTATATGCTAAATAATTGAAGACAGGGAGTTTAATTTACATGCTATAAGTTGTGAAGGATTTGCTaggcaaaaaaaataaaaaactggaAGTATTATTTAAAGGGTTACATTTGTTGAACAATTTATGACTGAGAATATCTTATACATGTTCACTTATTGAGTTTTAAATGTATTAACACCACATGAAGGCTAAGAAAGAGAATGCgggagaaaaagaagaacagGCAGAAAGATCAGGGCAGACGGAATGCAAGGTATTTTCAGAATACTgtaacttttgttttattttattttttttggttttttcatGTATTTTGCATAAGAAGCATTGTTATCTGAGACATGATTTGAAGGTATGAACAACTCTAGTATGTTTGTCAGTGTCTGTGGATTAGCCCCTCCCACTAGACTCAAATCCCATGTTGGTTTGCAAATGCTAGATTGTATTATCTAAATTTTGGACATAGGCATGTAggtttatattaaaatctagAAAATGTAGATATCATTATAATGTATGCATATGAGACACTGACAACAAAGGTGGAAGAGGTAGTTCTCtgtaaataaatacaaccaAATAGGATTAAGACTGAAATAGATTTGCCAAAAGGGCCATATTATCAGCTACAGGACACTCTCTCTATCGAACCTCCCAATATTCTCTCATAAGTTGCCTACCTGTAACAGATTCCGCACAATTCTACCCAAAGACTCCATACAGTTATTTGTTATTTACCCTTCCATTCTGATTCTCAATATATTTCCCAATGCTTCTCTACTCAGAATTTGCTAACTGTCTCTGTGTAACAGACTTCCCTTCTGGATATTTCTTTCCATTTTCCCCAAGTCACCCATCCTTTATGTTGTGCCCATTCTTTCCCATTCCATGTATGTTTGTCTTGTATACTTGGGCCAAGGGTGTATCAcatctatttattaaaatgtaggTTCGGTCTGTGGAAGATTGTCTAAGGTTAACTTGAGGAGGTTTAAGCATGCATTACCTTTAGGTTTTATCTTATCTGCTAATGTTATTAGTTTATAGTTCATGGCAAATAACTACGGCTTTTTATCGGAATGTCATGTTTAAAGtagatactttttttttattatttgtatgcCATACAATGCTTTTAGTTTTTGGGactttcatattattttttatttaatcccTTTGCCATTAAGGGATGCTTTACTAGATAATGTAAAAATGATATACTCGAGTTTGATTTGGTGAGTGGTAGAACCATATAAGGAATAATATTCTCTATTAGAATTTTGTGATCATTATGCAGAATTCAGTAGTTGTCAAATGATACCCGTTTTTGATACACTTTCTGATTAGGTATTGGTATGTCTTTCTATATGTTGTGCATTTGCCATGAACAAAGATTCTGTCATGGTGGATCATGGCATATTAGTTTGGCAGATTTCTTTCTCTGATGCTATACTACTATATGTTTGGTGATTACGAAGTTCTCTGTTTTGCTTTTTTTTGGCATTGTGAATCATGTTGGCCTAGCCTTGCTATGTTGAAAAATGTTGGATCCCTATAACAATTTTTGGATGAAACATGCTTGTATATGTATGTTTAATCTCTTTATTGTGTCGTGTTTTCGAAATGTCGTACTATTTATTACAGGTTCATAAcagaattttcttttcctgaTGTTGTGGCAGTATTATTTAAGATCTGGTGGGTGTAAGTTTGGGAAGGCTTGTAAGTTTAATCACAAAAGGGAAAAGTGTTCATCTGCATCCCCAATTGCAGAGCTTAACTTCCTTGGCTTGCCTATTCGAGTGGTATAACCTTGATTCCTCATTGCATGTTATGCTGAAAATTACTTTGTTCCCGCTATCTTTTGTTTCTGTTTAATACTTATACCTAAAACTTGATGAAGTTGTTTTTCATGACAGGGAGAGAAAGAGTGTCATTATTTCATGCGTACTGGCTCTTGTAAGTTTGGATTAAACTGCAAGTTTAATCATCCTGATCCTACGGCTGGAGGAGGTGATTCTCCTTCTAGATTTGGTAATGGAAGTTCTGTTTCATTACAAGGTGTATCGCAATCATCTATATCTTCATGGTCTTCTACTAGACCATTAAATGAATCCACTCCTTTTGTGCCAATGATACTTTCAGCTAATCCAGGGGTTTCTCCTCAAAGTTCTGAATGGGACGGATATCAGGTAAATCAATAGATTTCAATAACTATCTTGGTAGGGACATTCTATTCTATTATTAGTATATGATGGCAAACTAGTCTGCCAATTTTCTATCATACAAGATCTATTCAATTTAAAGCAAGAAATCTAATgttctttttatcatttcacTTTCTGAGTTAAATATTCTGCATATTAACCCTTATAATTGATTGTTTTCCCTGCTATTTATTCAACTTGGGTTTTCTACAGGCACCTGTCTATCTACCTGAGAGGAATATGCATCTACCTTCAACATATGTCATGAACAACCCAGTTATGGAAACAAATGTTTATATGCATCATCAACAACAAGTGCAGGTTGAAGAGTTTCCAGAAAGGCCTGGTGAACCTGAATGCagctattttttaaaaactggGGATTGCAAGTTTAAATCTAATTGTAGGTTTCACCATCCAAAGAATCGGATTGCAAGATTACCTCCATGCAGCTTTAGTAACAAGGGTCTACCTTTGAGACCGGTAAGTTATTTTGTTCTATTGTTTTTTGCATTCATGGAGACTCTAAAATTTACAAGATTCCTGCCACATTTGTTCCACAGTTTCTGTTTAGTTTTCTCTTAACACATTCAAGACAAATTATTTGATGAGAAATGTAGAACAAAGAAGCTGTTGGTTCTGAAAAAATGCTAGTTCACATCATGAAAAGCAGTTGGTTCTGAACAAGAAAATGTTGTGGTAATATAGGTTcttttagataaaattaaaacagtTATGTATTGCTTTTCTGATTTGGAAAAGACAATATCTTGTATTCTTTGATTGGTGATGACACAAAAGGTTAGGCTTGCTGGTTTACCTGATCTATGTGGAATGTCTTATGAAAATTCAGGACCAGAATGTTTGCACATATTACAGCCGTTATGGAATTTGCAAATTTGGACCAGCTTGTAAGTTCGATCACCCACCACCCTTAACTATGAGTGGACTTGATCAACAATCCTCGTACTCAAATTCTGCTAGTGTTGATGTGGCTGAAAATGGAGGTGTCAGTGATGGGAATCAATAGTCTCTAAACATTTTCTGGTTTTGAATATGCATATCAACTAaaagttgtaatttttattttaaaaaacatgataaatttatttaatttctctaGTTATGCCTAATGTGGCGCAAGCTTTTCAGAATAGCAATATGTATGTTTAACAGAAGTTTTATTACCAGTAGTaataatatgtatattatttttttcttgagtgttttttttctctcatttggatCATCGTTAGATTATTGGCGTGAATGTGAATTTGTGTTTATGTATAAAGAGTGTTCAATTTAATTATGAACTTGGGTAGTATCAGAATAACTGTtggattattattttgttaaaatcgtGAATGAAGCAGTATGATTGTAGATCATATGTAAAATACACTTTGTTGAGGTAAGAGAACCCATGTTTATTTTGTGCAAGAACTACTCTCTTTAACAAGTTCATTAACACGTTATCAGAAAATAGATTTTTATCCCATATTGGTGATCATAATATCTcaatttaagtttgttttattcctttaatttcttcattttaggtttttttcttttttattcctATGTAATATTATAGACAAGTATGCTTGTATTTTAGGAAAAATGGGAGTTGTCATATATGTTTGATCTTAGTAGAATCTTAAGTTTAATAACATTGACTAAGGTAAATGATGGGAAAAGTACAGTAAGAATCgataaaggaagaaaaagatggaatattttaattatttgtttggaaGGGCACGGAATAGAAAGGAAAGGGAGAATGTGTGGAtctcatttaaatatatatttatttttcattcaaaaagtaAATTAGACAAAATTCTGTgtagaaatataaaaagtacacatgtttaaattatataatttaataataaaatctaaattatatagcaagaataatttttttaacttttaattacatttttaaattataatatttagaatgcaatcttttttttctaaaacattccatctatttttttttgttgccgCTATTTTTAATCCCctttacaataattatataacCAAATAACAGTTatgctattttctttttattgtcttcatattattataagataaaatattaatatatagataTGTTTATGACAATTTTCTCTTTAAGAATTAttccataatatttttttaaaagtgatattGATAAATCATCTTTTTTCATCTTGGGTTTTAAAGTGATAGTGATAGAATCtcaaaaacaaaactatataacaaacatgttttcaaatcatcaattaaaacatcaATTCTGGAATAGAGATTTCTAGAATATAAAATCcagaaaatatttattgaaagcAATACTGTTTTAGATTGAACTTTCATAACATGAATTTGGATATTATGAATTTGGATATCTAAATAGAGTAATTTAAAATAgtgaaaatattgttttagaATGACTTTTCTAGAAACTGTATAGAACAACTTTTCTAGAACAAGTGCAGCATACATGGATCGCCTAATCTAAAACATTGAAAATGCATTATAGATTGGTAAATCCATAATGTAAACATATAATCTTGGAAACCATTTATGTTATTGAAGTCGAAAATATGTGCATTGCTTATGACTCATTTTGGAAAACAGATATTGTACTCTAAAATCCCTAATTTAGAATTGATTTGTTGGTTTTTACAATGTTTcgaaacataaatatttaattatgtttatttatttttttcacactttatatttgattttgtcatatttgaaataaatatatcaaataaagtTAGCAAGTTTTTGAATATCGATGCAGAATGAAGGTATGCAATAAGTTCGTCAATGAAAGTGTCTAATGAAAAATAGTTTAGTCAAGCTTAGAAATATTCTATTGACTGTAAAggtaaataatgatttttttttcaatcatattACTTCATAGAATGAGTCGTGCTCATTGAATTAAAATGTAACTATTAATGatattgtaataattaaaatgtaataattactTGAGTATGacatttatatttgttaatgtagGTTGAAGGAGACTACAAATATGGTGACAAATGCATTTTGGGCATACCCTAATTCAATGAAATTACTAAATGcattttactattataatacTTACAAAACCATAAAATATCTTTACTTGAGATTGTAGGTGTAATGTTTACATAGATGACTTTCTCCAGTGCATTTGTTTTATTGGCATCTAAATGTAAAAAGAACCTTGAAACGTTGCTTTTTTATAATTGCTTCCTTTTTGAGGAGTGATAGAGATAAATGTAAAAGTTATAagatttcataattattttgatatgtaAGGTTGAGGTTGTATATTACATCCTATGTTTCAAACCTCTACGAGAGACATTTTTATGTTGAGATTTAACTAACAACATGACAATATAATGTTATCAAAACTTCAGTTTAGCAGAGTCTTCATGTGGTTGATTATGTGTTTAAAATCACATCGTATAACAAATTGCAaggttttatataaaaatatggaTTGCAACATATTGCGAGAGAATGTTGGAAAAAATTATGTCCGGTTTCATGAAGTGCATTATAGTTGTACACTCAAGTCTACACATTATCTTCCCTGTGTTGGAAGCATATAAAAATCTTTCAAATTGGT
This Vigna angularis cultivar LongXiaoDou No.4 chromosome 4, ASM1680809v1, whole genome shotgun sequence DNA region includes the following protein-coding sequences:
- the LOC108332208 gene encoding zinc finger CCCH domain-containing protein 43 isoform X2, translating into MGKRLSRTLDHDPQLSDLNHVAQDDDALNRELQDKLDLKDVSESEDKGSNLEDGGGKLSDEGAAPEGGKGEGSEDGGGGGGDDVGVGVVDDDCNGGDGWCNWIEYVNESESDKVGGDVEGVDSRDERSSGRDQQYPLRPEAENCAYYLKTGSCKFGFNCKFNHPLKRKNQAKKENAGEKEEQAERSGQTECKYYLRSGGCKFGKACKFNHKREKCSSASPIAELNFLGLPIRVGEKECHYFMRTGSCKFGLNCKFNHPDPTAGGGDSPSRFANPGVSPQSSEWDGYQAPVYLPERNMHLPSTYVMNNPVMETNVYMHHQQQVQVEEFPERPGEPECSYFLKTGDCKFKSNCRFHHPKNRIARLPPCSFSNKGLPLRPDQNVCTYYSRYGICKFGPACKFDHPPPLTMSGLDQQSSYSNSASVDVAENGGVSDGNQ
- the LOC108332208 gene encoding zinc finger CCCH domain-containing protein 43 isoform X1, with the protein product MGKRLSRTLDHDPQLSDLNHVAQDDDALNRELQDKLDLKDVSESEDKGSNLEDGGGKLSDEGAAPEGGKGEGSEDGGGGGGDDVGVGVVDDDCNGGDGWCNWIEYVNESESDKVGGDVEGVDSRDERSSGRDQQYPLRPEAENCAYYLKTGSCKFGFNCKFNHPLKRKNQAKKENAGEKEEQAERSGQTECKYYLRSGGCKFGKACKFNHKREKCSSASPIAELNFLGLPIRVGEKECHYFMRTGSCKFGLNCKFNHPDPTAGGGDSPSRFGNGSSVSLQGVSQSSISSWSSTRPLNESTPFVPMILSANPGVSPQSSEWDGYQAPVYLPERNMHLPSTYVMNNPVMETNVYMHHQQQVQVEEFPERPGEPECSYFLKTGDCKFKSNCRFHHPKNRIARLPPCSFSNKGLPLRPDQNVCTYYSRYGICKFGPACKFDHPPPLTMSGLDQQSSYSNSASVDVAENGGVSDGNQ